From one Malus sylvestris chromosome 1, drMalSylv7.2, whole genome shotgun sequence genomic stretch:
- the LOC126616221 gene encoding uncharacterized protein LOC126616221 isoform X3, translated as MATVTATCSPSSLQIRLAFNCGNCCKPSSVLVRWRLGKLDHRARVLCVAQGSERSGSGLEPRRNGGSWVGSNSIADGFKGWSDSDNGEESLDSQRKKWFGGTVGAGVAGVVLVAGLTFAALSFGKRNNLSPKQQMEPLTTQQERSLTYDDDNERSTEDVDDQSNVKHDANSSPEERTALQVVPGKVLVPAVVDQVQGQALAALQVLKVIEADVQPGDLCTRREYARWLVFASSALSRNSISKIYPAMYIENVTELAFDDITPEDPDFPSIQGLAEAGLISSKLSRNDMFSSLDENESSFYFSPESPLSRQDLVSWKMALEKRHLPKADKEVLYQISGFIDADKIHPDACPALVADLSGEQGIIALAFGYTRLFQPDKPVTKAQAAIALATGEYSDSVSEELARIEAESIAENAVEAHNALVAEVERDVNANFEKDLSMEREKIDAVEKMAEEARRELERLRSERAEDNIALMKERAAVESEMEVLSKLRHEVEEQLQSLMSNKAEISYEKERISKLRTEAETESQEIARLQHDLEVERKALSMARAWAEDEAKRAREHAKVLEEARDRWERQGIKVVVDNDLREDTLGEATWLEAGKQFSVEGAVSRAENLMHKLKALATNIKGKSRDIIDQIIQKIALLISNLREWIPKAGKGAAELKDAAISKASRSAQELQQSTSEFSLAVKEGAKRVAEDCREGVGKLTQKFKT; from the exons ATGGCGACTGTGACTGCAACGTGCTCTCCGAGCTCCCTCCAGATTCGCTTAGCTTTCAATTGCGGCAATTGCTGTAAACCCTCCTCCGTTCTCGTACGGTGGCGACTGGGGAAGCTCGATCATCGGGCTCGAGTGCTCTGCGTTGCTCAAGGCAGTGAGAGGTCCGGGAGTGGATTGGAGCCCCGTCGCAATGGGGGTTCGTGGGTCGGGTCGAACTCGATCGCTGACGGGTTTAAAGGGTGGTCCGATTCGGATAATGGGGAAGAGTCATTGGACTCGCAGAGGAAGAAATGGTTTGGAG GGACTGTGGGAGCTGGAGTTGCCGGAGTCGTTCTTGTTGCGGGGCTTACTTTTGCAGCATTGTCTTTTGGAAAACGAAACAATTTGA GCCCAAAACAACAGATGGAGCCATTAACGACGCAGCAGGAGCGGTCTTTGACTTATGATGATGACAATGAGAGGAGTACAGAAGATGTGGATGATCAAAGCAATGTGAAGCATGATGCTAATAGTAGTCCGGAAGAAAGGACAG CTCTACAGGTGGTTCCTGGAAAGGTTTTGGTTCCGGCAGTTGTTGATCAGGTCCAGGGGCAGGCATTAGCAGCGCTGCAAGTGTTAAAG GTCATAGAGGCTGATGTTCAACCTGGTGATTTGTGTACACGGCGTGAATATGCCCGTTGGTTGGTTTTTGCAAGTAGTGCTCTTTCAAG GAACTCAATCTCTAAAATATATCCTGCtatgtatattgagaatgttACTGAGCTTGCATTTGATGATATTACACCTGAAGACCCTGATTTCCCATCCATTCAAG GTTTGGCTGAAGCAGGACTTATCTCAAGCAAGCTGTCAAGAAATGATATGTTTTCTTCCTTGGATGAAAATGAAAGTTCATTTTACTTCTCTCCTGAAAG CCCTCTATCACGCCAGGATCTTGTAAGTTGGAAGATGGCCCTAGAGAAAAGACATCTCCCAAAAGCCGACAAGGAG GTCCTCTACCAAATTTCTGGTTTTATAGACGCTGATAAGATACATCCAGATGCATGTCCTGCACTTGTTGCTGACCTATCTGGGGAACAGGGTATTATTGCTCTTGCATTTG gTTACACCAGACTCTTCCAGCCGGATAAGCCAGTAACAAAAGCCCAGGCTGCTATTGCCCTTGCAACTGGAGAGTATTCAGACTCGGTGAGTGAGGAGCTTGCACGTATTGAAGCAGAATCTATAGCAGAAAATGCTGTGGAGGCACATAATGCTTTAGTGGCCGAAGTTGAAAGGGATGTGAACGCAAATTTTGAGAAGGATCTTTCCATGGAGAGGGAAAAAATTGATGCTGTGGAGAAAATGGCTGAAGAAGCAAGACGTGAATTGGAAAGGTTAAGATCCGAGAGAGCGGAAGATAATATTGCCTTGATGAAAGAACGTGCAGCTGTTGAATCAGAAATGGAAGTTCTGTCCAAGTTAAGGCATGAGGTGGAGGAACAGTTGCAGAGCCTAATGAGTAACAAAGCAGAGATATCCtatgaaaaagaaagaattagCAAACTTAGGACTGAAGCAGAAACCGAAAGCCAGGAGATTGCACGCCTACAGCATGATCTAGAGGTTGAACGGAAAGCCTTGTCCATGGCCAG GGCTTGGGCTGAAGATGAGGCAAAAAGAGCAAGAGAACATGCTAAAGTACTCGAGGAGGCTAGAGATCGCTGGGAGAGGCAGGGCATCAAGGTAGTTGTTGACAATGACCTCCGAGAAGATACCTTGGGTGAGGCTACATGGCTCGAGGCTGGCAAGCAGTTCTCGGTTGAAGGAGCTGTCAGCAGGGCGGAGAATTTGATGCATAAGCTTAAGGCACTAGCAACAAATATAAAAGGGAAATCCCGAGATATAATCGATCAGATCATCCAAAAGATAGCCTTGCTCATATCCAATTTGAGGGAGTGGATCCCCAAGGCAGGAAAAGGGGCTGCAGAACTAAAAGACGCCGCCATTTCAAAGGCCAGTAGATCAGCCCAAGAGTTGCAGCAAAGCACATCGGAGTTTAGCTTGGCCGTCAAAGAAGGTGCCAAGCGTGTCGCTGAAGATTGTAGGGAAGGAGTGGGGAAACTCACTCAGAAGTTTAAGACGTGA
- the LOC126616144 gene encoding cytochrome P450 89A2-like: protein METWFLILIALCVSFLLKPLLSLFLPTSVSKPKLPPGPRSIPIIGGFLWILKPFLEIELIIRKLQVQYGPIISFSIGSRSTVFIADRSLAHQAFIQNGAVFADRPGALVTNKYTTSNQHTIASAGYGTTWRLLRRNLTSEILHPSRVKSYGNARKWVLDILVNRLKTMSQSHSEGGVVGSVRVVDHFQYALFCLLVLMCFGDKLNEEQIKEIERVQRQQHLSFRRFNILNFKPKLTKIFLKNRWREFFKILEEQREVLVPLIRARQNKAKQGRKNDDKDDESVLSYTDTLLDLELPDGKEKRKLSEDEMVNLCSEFLNAGTDTTSTALQWVMANIVKYPQVQEKLFSEIKRVMGETKEEVREEVLHKLPYLKAVILEGLRRHPPGHVLFPHSVTHDVVLGGHLVPKNGTVNVMVADIGWNAQVWEDPMAFKPERFLGSSGGEEGFDLTGSREIKMMPFGVGRRSCPGAGLAVLHLEYFVANLVWKFQWRAVEGDDVDLSEKQEFTVVMKNPLQAHVIPRI from the coding sequence ATGGAAACCTGGTTCCTTATCCTCATTGCCCTCTGCGTCTCCTTCCTCCTCAAACCCCTTCTTTCTCTATTCCTACCCACTTCCGTCTCCAAACCCAAGCTCCCTCCCGGTCCCCGCTCCATCCCCATCATCGGCGGCTTCTTGTGGATCCTGAAACCCTTCTTGGAGATCGAGCTTATCATCCGCAAACTCCAGGTCCAATACGGGCCCATCATCTCCTTCTCCATCGGCTCCCGCTCCACCGTCTTCATCGCCGACCGCTCCCTCGCCCACCAGGCCTTCATCCAGAACGGCGCCGTATTCGCTGACCGACCTGGGGCCTTGGTCACCAACAAGTACACTACCAGTAACCAGCACACAATCGCCTCCGCCGGATACGGCACTACGTGGCGCCTCCTCCGCCGCAACCTCACCTCCGAAATCCTCCACCCTTCCCGCGTCAAATCCTACGGCAACGCCCGCAAATGGGTTCTTGACATCCTCGTCAACCGCCTCAAAACCATGTCTCAATCCCACTCCGAAGGTGGCGTCGTCGGTAGTGTTAGGGTGGTCGACCACTTCCAATACGCCCTGTTCTGCCTCCTCGTTCTAATGTGCTTCGGCGACAAATTGAACGAAGAGCAAATCAAAGAAATCGAGCGGGTGCAGCGCCAACAACATTTGAGTTTCCGGCGGTTCAACATCCTCAATTTCAAGCCGAAATTGACGAAGATTTTCCTAAAAAATCGGTGGCGGGAATTCTTCAAAATCCTCGAGGAACAACGAGAAGTGCTCGTCCCTCTGATTCGAGCACGACAAAACAAGGCAAAGCAGGGCAGGAAAAACGACGACAAAGACGATGAATCGGTGTTGTCGTATACCGATACGCTGCTGGACCTCGAGCTTCCCGACGGCAAAGAGAAGCGGAAGCTTTCGGAGGACGAAATGGTCAACCTCTGCTCGGAGTTTCTCAACGCCGGCACCGACACTACTTCCACCGCGCTGCAGTGGGTCATGGCTAACATAGTAAAGTATCCGCAAGTTCAGGAGAAGCTGTTTTCAGAGATTAAACGGGTTATGGGAGAAACGAAGGAGGAGGTGCGAGAGGAGGTCCTGCACAAGCTGCCGTATCTGAAAGCCGTGATCTTGGAGGGGCTGAGGCGCCACCCACCGGGGCACGTTTTGTTTCCGCACTCGGTGACGCATGACGTGGTTTTGGGAGGACACCTGGTGCCCAAAAACGGGACAGTCAATGTCATGGTGGCGGATATAGGGTGGAACGCGCAAGTGTGGGAGGACCCCATGGCTTTCAAGCCGGAGAGGTTCTTGGGCAGCAGCGGCGGAGAAGAAGGGTTCGATTTGACGGGAAGCAGGGAGATTAAGATGATGCCGTTTGGGGTGGGGAGGAGGTCCTGTCCTGGGGCGGGGTTGGCGGTGCTTCATCTGGAGTACTTTGTGGCGAATTTGGTTTGGAAGTTTCAGTGGAGGGCTGTGGAGGGAGATGACGTTGACCTGTCAGAGAAGCAGGAGTTTACTGTGGTAATGAAGAATCCATTGCAAGCCCACGTAATCCCAAGAATTTAG
- the LOC126616221 gene encoding uncharacterized protein LOC126616221 isoform X2, with the protein MVWSLLSGTVGAGVAGVVLVAGLTFAALSFGKRNNLSPKQQMEPLTTQQERSLTYDDDNERSTEDVDDQSNVKHDANSSPEERTGTNEDSSSSPEIDESPSEIRVGNDYDIGGLSGQDFEKTSRGTEVVNSASDKGDTPHESTSDDKSVEPDGNDSIRASGLEDFDRSLAVGIGDLASELKENLESVKPTNLQASETNRSNPSIEPQDGILGTSENQTATFESSTFIADAQELNQPIALDTSVRTQSSTILEPQVSSEDNIGPVTPSSTEENLDLSKTPQVLAEGISSSLEGNTIAESEPSRSKSQLPTAGNSFSSAGIPAPTVVSAALQVVPGKVLVPAVVDQVQGQALAALQVLKVIEADVQPGDLCTRREYARWLVFASSALSRNSISKIYPAMYIENVTELAFDDITPEDPDFPSIQGLAEAGLISSKLSRNDMFSSLDENESSFYFSPESPLSRQDLVSWKMALEKRHLPKADKEVLYQISGFIDADKIHPDACPALVADLSGEQGIIALAFGYTRLFQPDKPVTKAQAAIALATGEYSDSVSEELARIEAESIAENAVEAHNALVAEVERDVNANFEKDLSMEREKIDAVEKMAEEARRELERLRSERAEDNIALMKERAAVESEMEVLSKLRHEVEEQLQSLMSNKAEISYEKERISKLRTEAETESQEIARLQHDLEVERKALSMARAWAEDEAKRAREHAKVLEEARDRWERQGIKVVVDNDLREDTLGEATWLEAGKQFSVEGAVSRAENLMHKLKALATNIKGKSRDIIDQIIQKIALLISNLREWIPKAGKGAAELKDAAISKASRSAQELQQSTSEFSLAVKEGAKRVAEDCREGVGKLTQKFKT; encoded by the exons ATGGTTTGGAG TTTGCTCTCAGGGACTGTGGGAGCTGGAGTTGCCGGAGTCGTTCTTGTTGCGGGGCTTACTTTTGCAGCATTGTCTTTTGGAAAACGAAACAATTTGA GCCCAAAACAACAGATGGAGCCATTAACGACGCAGCAGGAGCGGTCTTTGACTTATGATGATGACAATGAGAGGAGTACAGAAGATGTGGATGATCAAAGCAATGTGAAGCATGATGCTAATAGTAGTCCGGAAGAAAGGACAGGTACTAATGAGGATTCTTCTTCATCTCCAGAAATTGATGAGTCTCCCAGTGaaattagagttggtaatgattatGATATAGGGGGCTTGTCAGGACAAGATTTTGAAAAAACATCCAGAGGTACTGAGGTGGTTAATAGTGCTTCCGATAAAGGAGATACGCCACATGAATCAACTTCTGATGACAAGTCAGTTGAGCCTGACGGCAATGATTCAATTCGTGCCTCTGGGCTTGAGGATTTTGACAGAAGCCTCGCTGTAGGTATAGGAGATTTGGCTTCTGAACTTAAAGAGAACCTAGAGAGTGTCAAACCAACCAACTTGCAAGCCTCTGAAACTAATCGGTCAAACCCTAGCATTGAACCCCAGGATGGAATACTGGGGACAAGTGAAAACCAAACTGCCACTTTTGAGTCTTCTACTTTTATTGCCGATGCACAGGAACTTAATCAACCGATAGCTCTGGATACATCGGTTAGGACACAATCAAGCACAATTTTAGAACCTCAGGTTTCATCTGAAGATAACATAGGGCCTGTAACCCCATCTTCAACCGAAGAAAACCTTGACCTCAGCAAAACACCGCAGGTTTTAGCTGAGGGAATTAGTTCATCCCTCGAAGGGAATACCATAGCTGAAAGTGAGCCGTCTAGAAGCAAATCACAATTACCAACTGCTGGGAATTCCTTCTCTTCTGCTGGAATACCTGCTCCAACTGTGGTTTCTGCAGCTCTACAGGTGGTTCCTGGAAAGGTTTTGGTTCCGGCAGTTGTTGATCAGGTCCAGGGGCAGGCATTAGCAGCGCTGCAAGTGTTAAAG GTCATAGAGGCTGATGTTCAACCTGGTGATTTGTGTACACGGCGTGAATATGCCCGTTGGTTGGTTTTTGCAAGTAGTGCTCTTTCAAG GAACTCAATCTCTAAAATATATCCTGCtatgtatattgagaatgttACTGAGCTTGCATTTGATGATATTACACCTGAAGACCCTGATTTCCCATCCATTCAAG GTTTGGCTGAAGCAGGACTTATCTCAAGCAAGCTGTCAAGAAATGATATGTTTTCTTCCTTGGATGAAAATGAAAGTTCATTTTACTTCTCTCCTGAAAG CCCTCTATCACGCCAGGATCTTGTAAGTTGGAAGATGGCCCTAGAGAAAAGACATCTCCCAAAAGCCGACAAGGAG GTCCTCTACCAAATTTCTGGTTTTATAGACGCTGATAAGATACATCCAGATGCATGTCCTGCACTTGTTGCTGACCTATCTGGGGAACAGGGTATTATTGCTCTTGCATTTG gTTACACCAGACTCTTCCAGCCGGATAAGCCAGTAACAAAAGCCCAGGCTGCTATTGCCCTTGCAACTGGAGAGTATTCAGACTCGGTGAGTGAGGAGCTTGCACGTATTGAAGCAGAATCTATAGCAGAAAATGCTGTGGAGGCACATAATGCTTTAGTGGCCGAAGTTGAAAGGGATGTGAACGCAAATTTTGAGAAGGATCTTTCCATGGAGAGGGAAAAAATTGATGCTGTGGAGAAAATGGCTGAAGAAGCAAGACGTGAATTGGAAAGGTTAAGATCCGAGAGAGCGGAAGATAATATTGCCTTGATGAAAGAACGTGCAGCTGTTGAATCAGAAATGGAAGTTCTGTCCAAGTTAAGGCATGAGGTGGAGGAACAGTTGCAGAGCCTAATGAGTAACAAAGCAGAGATATCCtatgaaaaagaaagaattagCAAACTTAGGACTGAAGCAGAAACCGAAAGCCAGGAGATTGCACGCCTACAGCATGATCTAGAGGTTGAACGGAAAGCCTTGTCCATGGCCAG GGCTTGGGCTGAAGATGAGGCAAAAAGAGCAAGAGAACATGCTAAAGTACTCGAGGAGGCTAGAGATCGCTGGGAGAGGCAGGGCATCAAGGTAGTTGTTGACAATGACCTCCGAGAAGATACCTTGGGTGAGGCTACATGGCTCGAGGCTGGCAAGCAGTTCTCGGTTGAAGGAGCTGTCAGCAGGGCGGAGAATTTGATGCATAAGCTTAAGGCACTAGCAACAAATATAAAAGGGAAATCCCGAGATATAATCGATCAGATCATCCAAAAGATAGCCTTGCTCATATCCAATTTGAGGGAGTGGATCCCCAAGGCAGGAAAAGGGGCTGCAGAACTAAAAGACGCCGCCATTTCAAAGGCCAGTAGATCAGCCCAAGAGTTGCAGCAAAGCACATCGGAGTTTAGCTTGGCCGTCAAAGAAGGTGCCAAGCGTGTCGCTGAAGATTGTAGGGAAGGAGTGGGGAAACTCACTCAGAAGTTTAAGACGTGA
- the LOC126616221 gene encoding uncharacterized protein LOC126616221 isoform X1 → MATVTATCSPSSLQIRLAFNCGNCCKPSSVLVRWRLGKLDHRARVLCVAQGSERSGSGLEPRRNGGSWVGSNSIADGFKGWSDSDNGEESLDSQRKKWFGGTVGAGVAGVVLVAGLTFAALSFGKRNNLSPKQQMEPLTTQQERSLTYDDDNERSTEDVDDQSNVKHDANSSPEERTGTNEDSSSSPEIDESPSEIRVGNDYDIGGLSGQDFEKTSRGTEVVNSASDKGDTPHESTSDDKSVEPDGNDSIRASGLEDFDRSLAVGIGDLASELKENLESVKPTNLQASETNRSNPSIEPQDGILGTSENQTATFESSTFIADAQELNQPIALDTSVRTQSSTILEPQVSSEDNIGPVTPSSTEENLDLSKTPQVLAEGISSSLEGNTIAESEPSRSKSQLPTAGNSFSSAGIPAPTVVSAALQVVPGKVLVPAVVDQVQGQALAALQVLKVIEADVQPGDLCTRREYARWLVFASSALSRNSISKIYPAMYIENVTELAFDDITPEDPDFPSIQGLAEAGLISSKLSRNDMFSSLDENESSFYFSPESPLSRQDLVSWKMALEKRHLPKADKEVLYQISGFIDADKIHPDACPALVADLSGEQGIIALAFGYTRLFQPDKPVTKAQAAIALATGEYSDSVSEELARIEAESIAENAVEAHNALVAEVERDVNANFEKDLSMEREKIDAVEKMAEEARRELERLRSERAEDNIALMKERAAVESEMEVLSKLRHEVEEQLQSLMSNKAEISYEKERISKLRTEAETESQEIARLQHDLEVERKALSMARAWAEDEAKRAREHAKVLEEARDRWERQGIKVVVDNDLREDTLGEATWLEAGKQFSVEGAVSRAENLMHKLKALATNIKGKSRDIIDQIIQKIALLISNLREWIPKAGKGAAELKDAAISKASRSAQELQQSTSEFSLAVKEGAKRVAEDCREGVGKLTQKFKT, encoded by the exons ATGGCGACTGTGACTGCAACGTGCTCTCCGAGCTCCCTCCAGATTCGCTTAGCTTTCAATTGCGGCAATTGCTGTAAACCCTCCTCCGTTCTCGTACGGTGGCGACTGGGGAAGCTCGATCATCGGGCTCGAGTGCTCTGCGTTGCTCAAGGCAGTGAGAGGTCCGGGAGTGGATTGGAGCCCCGTCGCAATGGGGGTTCGTGGGTCGGGTCGAACTCGATCGCTGACGGGTTTAAAGGGTGGTCCGATTCGGATAATGGGGAAGAGTCATTGGACTCGCAGAGGAAGAAATGGTTTGGAG GGACTGTGGGAGCTGGAGTTGCCGGAGTCGTTCTTGTTGCGGGGCTTACTTTTGCAGCATTGTCTTTTGGAAAACGAAACAATTTGA GCCCAAAACAACAGATGGAGCCATTAACGACGCAGCAGGAGCGGTCTTTGACTTATGATGATGACAATGAGAGGAGTACAGAAGATGTGGATGATCAAAGCAATGTGAAGCATGATGCTAATAGTAGTCCGGAAGAAAGGACAGGTACTAATGAGGATTCTTCTTCATCTCCAGAAATTGATGAGTCTCCCAGTGaaattagagttggtaatgattatGATATAGGGGGCTTGTCAGGACAAGATTTTGAAAAAACATCCAGAGGTACTGAGGTGGTTAATAGTGCTTCCGATAAAGGAGATACGCCACATGAATCAACTTCTGATGACAAGTCAGTTGAGCCTGACGGCAATGATTCAATTCGTGCCTCTGGGCTTGAGGATTTTGACAGAAGCCTCGCTGTAGGTATAGGAGATTTGGCTTCTGAACTTAAAGAGAACCTAGAGAGTGTCAAACCAACCAACTTGCAAGCCTCTGAAACTAATCGGTCAAACCCTAGCATTGAACCCCAGGATGGAATACTGGGGACAAGTGAAAACCAAACTGCCACTTTTGAGTCTTCTACTTTTATTGCCGATGCACAGGAACTTAATCAACCGATAGCTCTGGATACATCGGTTAGGACACAATCAAGCACAATTTTAGAACCTCAGGTTTCATCTGAAGATAACATAGGGCCTGTAACCCCATCTTCAACCGAAGAAAACCTTGACCTCAGCAAAACACCGCAGGTTTTAGCTGAGGGAATTAGTTCATCCCTCGAAGGGAATACCATAGCTGAAAGTGAGCCGTCTAGAAGCAAATCACAATTACCAACTGCTGGGAATTCCTTCTCTTCTGCTGGAATACCTGCTCCAACTGTGGTTTCTGCAGCTCTACAGGTGGTTCCTGGAAAGGTTTTGGTTCCGGCAGTTGTTGATCAGGTCCAGGGGCAGGCATTAGCAGCGCTGCAAGTGTTAAAG GTCATAGAGGCTGATGTTCAACCTGGTGATTTGTGTACACGGCGTGAATATGCCCGTTGGTTGGTTTTTGCAAGTAGTGCTCTTTCAAG GAACTCAATCTCTAAAATATATCCTGCtatgtatattgagaatgttACTGAGCTTGCATTTGATGATATTACACCTGAAGACCCTGATTTCCCATCCATTCAAG GTTTGGCTGAAGCAGGACTTATCTCAAGCAAGCTGTCAAGAAATGATATGTTTTCTTCCTTGGATGAAAATGAAAGTTCATTTTACTTCTCTCCTGAAAG CCCTCTATCACGCCAGGATCTTGTAAGTTGGAAGATGGCCCTAGAGAAAAGACATCTCCCAAAAGCCGACAAGGAG GTCCTCTACCAAATTTCTGGTTTTATAGACGCTGATAAGATACATCCAGATGCATGTCCTGCACTTGTTGCTGACCTATCTGGGGAACAGGGTATTATTGCTCTTGCATTTG gTTACACCAGACTCTTCCAGCCGGATAAGCCAGTAACAAAAGCCCAGGCTGCTATTGCCCTTGCAACTGGAGAGTATTCAGACTCGGTGAGTGAGGAGCTTGCACGTATTGAAGCAGAATCTATAGCAGAAAATGCTGTGGAGGCACATAATGCTTTAGTGGCCGAAGTTGAAAGGGATGTGAACGCAAATTTTGAGAAGGATCTTTCCATGGAGAGGGAAAAAATTGATGCTGTGGAGAAAATGGCTGAAGAAGCAAGACGTGAATTGGAAAGGTTAAGATCCGAGAGAGCGGAAGATAATATTGCCTTGATGAAAGAACGTGCAGCTGTTGAATCAGAAATGGAAGTTCTGTCCAAGTTAAGGCATGAGGTGGAGGAACAGTTGCAGAGCCTAATGAGTAACAAAGCAGAGATATCCtatgaaaaagaaagaattagCAAACTTAGGACTGAAGCAGAAACCGAAAGCCAGGAGATTGCACGCCTACAGCATGATCTAGAGGTTGAACGGAAAGCCTTGTCCATGGCCAG GGCTTGGGCTGAAGATGAGGCAAAAAGAGCAAGAGAACATGCTAAAGTACTCGAGGAGGCTAGAGATCGCTGGGAGAGGCAGGGCATCAAGGTAGTTGTTGACAATGACCTCCGAGAAGATACCTTGGGTGAGGCTACATGGCTCGAGGCTGGCAAGCAGTTCTCGGTTGAAGGAGCTGTCAGCAGGGCGGAGAATTTGATGCATAAGCTTAAGGCACTAGCAACAAATATAAAAGGGAAATCCCGAGATATAATCGATCAGATCATCCAAAAGATAGCCTTGCTCATATCCAATTTGAGGGAGTGGATCCCCAAGGCAGGAAAAGGGGCTGCAGAACTAAAAGACGCCGCCATTTCAAAGGCCAGTAGATCAGCCCAAGAGTTGCAGCAAAGCACATCGGAGTTTAGCTTGGCCGTCAAAGAAGGTGCCAAGCGTGTCGCTGAAGATTGTAGGGAAGGAGTGGGGAAACTCACTCAGAAGTTTAAGACGTGA
- the LOC126616152 gene encoding cytochrome P450 89A2-like, whose amino-acid sequence METWFLILTALCVSFLLKALLSLFLPTSISKPKPPPGPRYIPIISTLLFLLKSFSELEPIIRKLQAKHGPIISLRFGSRSAVFIGDRSLAHQALIQNGAVFADRPRALATNEYVSSNQHNISSARYGPTWRLLRRNLTSEILHPSRVKSYGNARKWVLDILVNRLKTESQSQSECGGGGGVRVVDHFQYAMFCLLVLMCFGDKLNEEQIKEIERVQRQQLLSFGRFNILNFKPKLTKILLKNRWRQFFKILEEQREVLVPLIRARQNRAKQGSKNDDKDDEFVLSYTDTLLDLELPDGNEKRKLSEGEMVSLCSEFLNAGTDTTSTALQWIMANVVKYPQVQEKLFAEIKGVMGETEEEVREEVLHKLLYLKAVILEGLRRHPPGHFVLPHAVTHDVVLGGHLVPKTGSVNFMVADIGWDPQVWEDPMAFKPERFLGSGGEEEGFDLMGSREIKMMPFGAGRRSCPGSGLAVLHLEYFVANLVWKFEWRAMDGDDVDLSEKQEFTMVMKNPLQANLIPRS is encoded by the coding sequence ATGGAAACCTGGTTCCTTATCCTCACCGCCCTCTGCGTCTCCTTCCTCCTCAAAGCCCTTCTTTCTCTATTCCTACCCACTTCCATCTCCAAACCCAAGCCCCCTCCTGGGCCCCGCTACATCCCCATCATCAGCACCTTGTTATTCCTCCTCAAATCCTTCTCGGAGCTCGAGCCTATCATCCGCAAACTACAGGCCAAACACGGGCCCATCATCTCCCTCCGCTTCGGCTCCCGCTCCGCCGTCTTCATCGGCGACCGCTCCCTCGCCCACCAAGCCTTAATCCAGAACGGTGCCGTGTTCGCCGACCGCCCCCGGGCCTTGGCCACCAACGAGTACGTCAGCAGCAACCAGCACAACATCAGCTCCGCCCGATACGGCCCCACTTGGCGCCTCCTCCGCCGCAACCTCACTTCCGAAATCCTCCACCCTTCCCGCGTCAAATCATACGGCAACGCCCGCAAATGGGTTCTCGACATCCTAGTCAACCGCCTCAAAACCGAGTCTCAATCCCAGTCCGAATGCGGCGGCGGCGGTGGTGTCAGGGTGGTCGACCACTTCCAATACGCCATGTTCTGCCTCCTGGTTCTGATGTGCTTCGGTGACAAATTGAACGAAGAGCAAATCAAAGAAATCGAGCGCGTTCAGCGCCAACAACTTTTGAGTTTCGGGCGGTTCAACATCCTCAATTTCAAGCCGAAATTGACCAAGATTCTCTTAAAAAATCGGTGGCGGCAATTCTTCAAAATCCTCGAGGAACAACGAGAAGTGCTCGTCCCTCTGATTCGAGCACGACAAAACAGGGCAAAACAGGGCAGCAAAAACGATGACAAAGACGATGAATTTGTGTTGTCGTACACTGATACGCTGCTGGACCTCGAGCTTCCCGACGGCAACGAAAAGCGGAAGCTTTCGGAGGGAGAAATGGTCAGCCTCTGCTCAGAGTTTCTGAACGCCGGCACCGACACGACTTCCACCGCACTGCAGTGGATCATGGCCAACGTAGTCAAGTACCCACAAGTTCAGGAGAAGCTGTTTGCGGAGATTAAAGGGGTTATGGGGGAAACGGAGGAGGAGGTGCGGGAGGAGGTCCTGCATAAGCTGCTGTATCTGAAAGCCGTGATCTTGGAGGGGCTGAGGCGCCACCCGCCGGGGCACTTTGTGCTGCCGCACGCGGTGACCCATGACGTGGTTTTGGGCGGACACCTGGTGCCCAAGACGGGGAGTGTTAATTTCATGGTGGCGGATATAGGGTGGGACCCGCAAGTGTGGGAGGACCCCATGGCGTTCAAGCCGGAGAGGTTCTTGGGCAGcggcggagaagaagaagggttcgATTTGATGGGGAGTAGGGAGATTAAGATGATGCCGTTTGGGGCAGGGAGGAGGTCCTGTCCTGGGTCTGGATTGGCGGTGCTTCACCTGGAGTACTTTGTGGCGAATTTGGTGTGGAAATTCGAGTGGAGAGCTATGGACGGAGATGACGTGGACCTGTCTGAGAAGCAGGAGTTTACTATGGTGATGAAGAATCCATTGCAAGCCAACTTAATCCCAAGAAGTTGA